The following are from one region of the Apteryx mantelli isolate bAptMan1 unplaced genomic scaffold, bAptMan1.hap1 HAP1_SCAFFOLD_63, whole genome shotgun sequence genome:
- the LOC136996643 gene encoding olfactory receptor 12D1-like, with product MDNQTEVRKFILLGLTSLQGLQKFLFMLFLLLYLSTLLGNVAIKIVVACEPRLHTPMYFFLFNLSCLDIFYSTVAVPKMLAGFLLGHHGISYTGCLSQLHFFYFLGSSEDMLLAVMAYDRFVAICYPLRYTLIMSPRACLLLAVGTWTIGFLHALMHTVMTSRLHFCGPNHIQHYFCEIKPLVKLACNSSQLNLNLLSIITGSIVIGPFVFTLFSYLYIFSFLRLKVQSKEGRRKAFSTCISHLTVVALLYVPVIFNYVPPSSGSSASWTMTATLMYTVVAPVLNPLIYTLRNVEVKRALKRRLFSSE from the coding sequence atggataaccagacagaggtgaggaagttcatcctccttggcctgaccagccttcaagggctacagaaattcctcttcatgctgttcttactgctgtaCCTGTCTACCCTGCTGGGGAATGTGGCAATCAAGATTGTAGTGGCATGTGAACCCcggctacacacccccatgtactttttcctcttcaacctctcctgcCTAGATATTTTCTACTCCACAGTTGCCgtgcccaagatgctggctgggtttCTCTTGGGGCACCATggcatttcttacactggctgcctaagccagctccacttcttcTACTTCCTGGGAAGCAGCGAAGATatgcttctggctgtcatggcctatgaccgctttgtggccatctgctaccccctgcgctacaccctgatcatgagcccacgggcctgcctgctgctggctgtaggCACTTGGACTAttggcttccttcatgctctgatgcacacagtcatgacctcccggctccatttctgtggccccaaccacatccagCACTACTTCTGTGAAATTAAGCCCCTGGTGAAACTGGCCTGCAAtagcagccagctcaacctgaACCTTCTCAGCATCATCACAGGGAGTATTGTGATAGGCCCCTTTGTCTTCACACTCTTTTCTtacctatacattttttccttcctccgacttaaagtccagtccaaggagggaaggaggaaagccttctccacttgcatctcccatctcacagtagtggccttactctatgtccctgttatttttaactatgtgccaccttcctCAGGGAGTTCAGCCAGCTGGACAATGACAGCCACACTTATGTATACTGTTGTCGCgccagtcctcaatcctttgatctacaccctgaggaatgtggaggtgaagcgtgccctaaagagaagacttttctccagtgag